One Eurosta solidaginis isolate ZX-2024a chromosome 5, ASM4086904v1, whole genome shotgun sequence DNA segment encodes these proteins:
- the LOC137252074 gene encoding cuticle protein 7-like has product MQLVSCTVIIAIVLFGLTNAGYIPHGHATSYASLVQHDVHPHKIVHAVPVHYVAPFIHAHDHYEHEPYHHPKYSFDYGVRDAHTGDHKSQWEHRDGDHVKGGYTLAEADGTTRVVEYTADDHNGFNAVVKKIGHAHHPQVYYHKDVYGYGGHGLY; this is encoded by the exons ATGCAGCTCGTTTCGTGTACCGTTATCATCGCCATAGTGCTCTTCGGCTTAACAAATGCAGGATATATTCCTCATGGACATGCCACCAGCTATGCTTCTTTAGTACAGCACGATGTTCATCCTCATAAAATCGTGCACGCAGTTCCCGTGCATTACGTAGCACCCTTTATACATGCGCATGATCATTATGAGCATGAGCCATATCATCATCCTAAATACTCATTTGATTATGGTGTGAGGGACGCGCATACAGGTGATCACAAGAGCCAATGGGAACATCGTGATGGCGATCACGTGAAGG GTGGTTATACTTTGGCCGAAGCTGATGGCACCACACGCGTTGTAGAATACACCGCCGATGATCACAACGGTTTCAATGCTGTGGTAAAGAAAATCGGACATGCACACCATCCTCAAGTGTACTACCACAAGGACGTCTATGGATATGGTGGCCATGGACTTTACTAA